In Drosophila miranda strain MSH22 chromosome Y unlocalized genomic scaffold, D.miranda_PacBio2.1 Contig_Y3_pilon, whole genome shotgun sequence, a single window of DNA contains:
- the LOC117194787 gene encoding uncharacterized protein LOC117194787, which produces MGSFVFTDQQQQQQPGLQAPPEGSADKNGLNAMPFLGQIHTSPLLSRPMGPIGHAHPPTFPPMGDSDGFNAVPQMASMGPPPVLSSLWTGGASPDSRGDYYDDPHEEYSDCRYEGDYEGDYSMPTEEDQEEESCSCQSQTCQSQSEFSSIERTESDSEWEELSDGPSPRVSPLESLGAVVLSTMQPEHRQRMVALYHLVLETTVVKVVLLVLQLLCCAVVWLVEKTVGFNETVGSKRHRLWNSKFKLRTIQRQLLWRMANARGDETLVFFAVLMTTPWLFSLSLLGFILSLAALLKKTVEQLVFQIRLHLVL; this is translated from the exons atgggatccttcgtctttaccgaccagcagcagcagcagcagccgggccTGCAGGCCCCCCCCGAAGGTTCCGCCGACAAGAATGGACTCAATGCGATGCCCTTCCTAGGCCAAAtccacaccagtcctctgctgtcccgcccaatgggtccaataggtcacgctcacccccccaccttccctccgatgggggattcagatgg ATTCAATGCTGTGCCACAGATGGCTTCGATGGGACCACCGCCCGTGTTGAGCTCCCTCTGGACAGGCGGCGCTTCTCCGGACAGCCGCGGAGACTACTACGACGACCCCCACGAAGAGTACTCCGACTGccgctacgagggcgactacgagggcgactactcgatgcccaccgaggaggaccaagaggaggagtcgtgctcctgtcagagccagacctgtcagagccagagcgagttcaGCTCGATAGAGCGCACCGAGTCGGACTCGGAGTGGGAGGAGCTCTCCGACGGCCCTTCCCCCAGGGTCTCCCCGCTGGAGTCCCTCGGCGCAGTCGTGCTCTCCACAATGCAGCCGGAGCACCGTCAGCGCATGGTGGCCTTGTACCACCTCGTCTTGGAGACCACTGTGGTCAAggtcgtgctgctggtgctgcaactgctgtgcTGCGCGGTAGTCTGGCTGGTTGAGAAGACCGTGGGCTTCAACGAAACCGTCGGCTCGAAGCGCCACCGATTGTGGAACAGCAAGTTCAAGCTGCGCACCATCCAGcgccagttgctgtggcgcatgGCCAATGCCCGGGGCGATGAGACGCTCGTCTTCTTTGCCGTGCTCATGACCACGCCCTGGCTGTTCTCCCTCAGCCTCCTGGGATTCATCCTGTCCCTGgcggcgctcctgaagaagaccgtcgagcagctggtgttccagatacgcctgcacctcgtgctctag